The window TGAAGCATCTTTGTCATTCTCTTTATTGCAATTTCCAGTATGCGGCACCACATCATTTGGAACAGTCTCATTACCATCTTTAACAGCATGTGACCCCTCAGGACAGTCAGTGGCATCGTTAGCATTCTCTTGCTTGGAATCATCTTTCAGCACTTCCATTTCAACACATTCAACTGTCCCTGCTACATCACTCTGTATGTCATCATGCAATTGTGCCAGTATCTCTCCATCTGATTCACTCaatacagttgcatcagccccGGCCTCTGCTACTTCATTCACCCTGAGACCATGACCTTGTGTCGAAACTTCTCCAATTGGCTCATTCGATACCAGTGTATCATTTGTCTGTTCTGCAGAGATATGAGAGATTGACAGCTCAATGTTGTTTGCAACCAGCACATTTGGAGCACTCGCGTCAAAGTCAGACATGGGTTCATCGAGACTTAGTGCTTCAATAGGGGCAGGGCTCGCCTCAGGGCTATCATGTCCGGACCCACGCAAAGGAACTTCAGTGTTAACTGCCACATGTGCTTTGGCTGCCAGTAATTTTGCCTCTAGATCTTTCAGGTGAATCTCCCtcaatctttcatgttcttccatCATATCAGCAAATTCCCTTTTTAATATAGTCAGTTTTTCTGATCTTAGACGGAGATCACTATACAGAGTACGGATATGATTTCTATCCATATTGTAATCGTTTTCTAACTTTACCCTCTTCTCGTCCCACTCTCTATTAAAGTTGCCAATCTCATCTTGCTCCTTCCCAAAAAAATCTTTGGTTTGCTCTTTACATTTGTTTGGCTCTTCTTTATTTGTTTGGATACGTTGATATTTTTCAGCGTTTAAATTCACCCCTTGAGTTGCAGGAACAACTGCTCTTATGAGATCATCTATGTCCGTGTGTTCTAAGAATGTCTTCTCTGCTGACTTCAGCTTCTCATACACCATGTTTGCTTCATCTAGCATGCAGCTGGCATTCAAGTGTTTTTTTGCGATATTAAAGGATTCGCTCCtatcaattttgtttttcaaaattgaaGAACCGATCCAACACTAAAACGTGATGGAGTTTATCAGTAAACATATCAAAAATGTCAAAGTAAacaaaatttatgtcaaaagttcATACCACTGATATCATGAAAGCTTGTAATGTACTTTGGGCTTCACTGCtcataatataattttcaaGGACAAATTCCAGAAAATTTCTCACTATGATCTCCACATCCTCCTGCATTTACAGATCAGTCAATCTACTTATATATTATAGCAGCATAACAAGGATAGCATTGATCTAACTAGATATGCTATGTCTGGTTTCCTAAATTGCTGTAAACATCCAAACCCTATATATCAAGTAAATAGAAGTCTCTGTCATTTCTATGAGCAATAAAGTAAACGGTAAAAGATAGATACGTTGATGACTTTCTCAAGACCTATAGCCACttgtagaggtggcaatttcaacccattgaGGCCTTCACTCATAAATGGGTTGACTTGGGTTGTATTTAATTTCAAATATCTTAGATGGGTCAAAATCAAATGGATGATGGGAGTTAAAAGTCAGCCGAAGTATAGTTTCTAATGCAAACACCCTAAATCGTTCTATGTAAAGATTTCGACTTAACTGTAAGAATAGTGTTTTTGTAATCTCAATCAAAGCattagctatttacagacaaaATTATTGACTAAAAAGAGTTTGTCGGTCAACCCATCCCGACGCTTACAAAAATTTCCCCCATCCAACCAAACCTGATTTAGCCCTTTACCCGAACCACCCATCTACAGGATATAAACAAATCATATTAACAAACATACAGAAAACTTGAGGACGTTGCAGAGCTCAGAAACAGTAGGTTTTAAGAAGTCATGAAGACTTTTCTCATTACTGAAACCAGCGGACTGAGATGGATCACGGGATAATGACCGAGGCTTGTTATGTGCAGGAACCCTGGAACCCCCTGAAACAACATATCAATAACTTAAGCTACAAGTCAATGCGACACAAAATAAAGaacataatattattgttaaaaGATTTCCTATTCACCTTCATTTACACTTCCGGTTTCCCCTTCAATTACACATTTTGATTGAGACGGTTCAGCAGTACTATTGACAGTCTTCTTACGTGTCTTTATACCACCACCATCTACAGTACGTGTTCTCTTGGACGAACCCTCAAAGTAGCGGCGTCGTTTCCTTTGCCGGGGGGTCAAGATAGATACAAACTTCCAAATCGGAGACCGACCTTCCAACAACTTCTTCCAAAATACATGTGGTTGGTTTCCATCAGGCAAATGAGTACTAATCTCACCATGCAAAGGGATATTTTTACCATAAATTCCACAGTTCTGAACTCTCGTAATGATCGATTTGGATGTATCCTTGTTTTCATATTTGTGAGAAACCACGTACAAAAACTCCTCCACCACATCCTTCATAAAATTTTCTTCAGATGAGATGCTAAGAACAGATTGATTATGAAACTTGGCCAGTTTATCAAATAAGTTAGAGGCTCCCCACATGAGCAAGGCATCATATCTATTCCTTATATTCTGCGACCTACTATCAAAAGGCACGTTACTCTCAGCAAGTTTTAGAATTTTCTCTTCCAATGTAGATAAGGAATATAAACGGAAAATCATGATCTGCTCCGACTGAGAATCAATTGATAACTTCTGCAAGGCTCTTAGATCATTTGCCGGATTCAAGTCGCTGTCAAGCATGATGATAATGTCTACTGATTCCAATTTGATGCTTGAATGACATGAACGATGCTctagaaagaaaataaatctaCTCATATCATTGTTGAAACTGTTCACAGCAGTTTGCCTTTTTGATGGGGTAATGCCAGACACCACGCACTCATATGAGTCTTGACCAAACCGTTGATGAGTGTAATCGGTCAATATCACTCCAGATGTAGGAGACTCTTTTGCGGTAACAACGGTAGgctatattatacatataaaaacaagaAATCAATAAGGGTTCATGAAATGAGTTGGATTAACTTCATTGAACCTTGAAGTTTAAATGTCATTATATATACCTGAAAAAGAATAAGCACTCTTAGTTTGCGTTGTTTAACCTCTGCCAGTATGAGGTCAAGAAAATGTAACTTGCCACTTGCTTTAATGCCAACATCCAGTAACATATTATTTTCACGACCCTCCATTAATTTACTTTGAAGATTAAGATCCACGAGATAGGGATGATTACAGCACTTCAAGGAAGTATAAAAGAGTGGGATATGATTGATTAGTTACATCTTAAACAATGTAAAAATACAATAATCAGAATACCTTAACTTCTTTCCTCAAATTACAACACTAACTAGAATTCGATTAAGAAAACGGCTCCTCGTACGCAGAAGTGGTTACCTTTTATCGGAAACATGGATGTGTTTAACCATAAACGACTGACGGTTACTAGGAGTGTTACTTTCTAGATAACTTTATGTAAAATTCCTTCCATGTCAACTATCTTGACTTATTACATTTTCAATTATCGATGATCtgatttgatataaataaataacagaTAGTCAAGATTCAAGTAGCATTTGGTTTGTGGGTTTATGGATAAAGAAGACACTGATTCCCATtaaatttctttgtttggtGGGTaacaaatgaaaaagtaaaaacaaattccTACGGATCATCTCTGTTGTTCTCTCTTATTAACAAgcttttttatacaaaaaaaaaacaaatatgcttTTGCATGGAAACATGTAGAATTTGTGGCTACACCTAACTATAAAAGAAACTGAAAATACATGCTAAAAACATAAGCATAATAATGAACACAAACCCATAATATGTTTTTGAATATTTAGTAAAAGAAAGGACTTGAATCACAAAACCAAGTACAGGATGCAGAAAATAGTGCTTCTATGAATCACTAAAACAACCTAACAAATATTTTCCAAACAAATCAACACTCAGCTTAAAGCCCACAGTAGTAATAATTTATTTCTCTactcaatttatatgtattactTCAAACTCTCAATCTTCAGTAAAACCAgtgtcaaatatggttataaATATTAGTAGTAATAATTAATTTCTCTACTCAATGTATATAGTGTCACTTCAAATCTCCTGTTAAAACCAGTATCAAATATGGTTTTAATTCTGTTATATCATATTTAGCTACCATGATAAACTAATGAAAAAGATAATGTAAATATGATATTTGGACGGAAGATTTGCTAAAATGGACCAATTATGATGGTTCATAGATCAACCTCCTGTCCTTTTCAACTAACTGTAACACACTGACACTTGGATATAACGTGTCTCAATCTCATTATTAGGCATATATAGCCTTTTAAGTTCATCTTTTATGTATGTGAATCATTTTCTTTAAAGTAAGTACAAAGTCGTACGCAATAGGCAGATGACAGCATTGATTGTGAGATGAAAACCAGTTTATTAATGTGATTCTAGGCATTTATATCAGTGTTGTCAAAGGCGAGCGCctcttgcgcctaggcgcaaaagGCGGGCGAGGCGCACCTCCAGCGCCTGAAACCCTAGGCCCAAGTCAACCATGAAAAAGGCGATCAACAACGGGCAACTCTGGTAGTCAACGGCGATCAAATTGGTTAAATGGGTCAACATTCGACTAAATCATTCAATATCCGGCCAAATCGTGGCTAGATCTAATGTTTTCCGGCCAAAATGAGTGACCATAGTTGttaaagaagataaaagaagagATAGAATATAAAATGGGGGAAGAAGACACAGAGTAGTGACCATAGtataataatttgaagtttttggttgaaaagtttgtattttttgaatgatatttggttttataaatgacatttgatttttcttttactattagttttcactatatataaatattttataattatttacttagtgcgttttttttttcccgggcGTGCGCTTTTTTTGCGCCCCTCGCCTTCGCCCTATTTGAGGTCTTTGCGCTTTGACATcgccttcgcttttgacaactatgatttatatacataaaaattacaAATGAAATAATAGAGCAGAGAATTACTTTGCGGTTGGACATAAGAATGACATGGAGAGCCCCCTCAACAGTATAATTTCTTGAGGATGAACAAAGGTGCATTGCATTAGAAAGTAGGGTAGCACAATACTGCTCAACCTGCACATTGGACATCGGGACAGGAACCCAGAATTCAAGAAACTTGGAAGAGTTCAATATATTTCCAGAACTCTGCAGGTTGGCAGCAGCATCATTGTTCCCTGCATTCACCGTGACACCTGCTGCTTTGCATGTTCCTATAACCTAAGGCaagatcaaaacataaaaacttGATAGATTTAGCAATGTTTTAACTGCTTCTAACCATTGAAGACTTTATTAATATGATCCAGGGTAGTAGGTAATAGAATGAAAGGGAACGTATATTTTTATACAGACAATAAACATTAACAGCCGATACATGAAAAGAACATCAAAGGATTGGCCAACCTTCTCAGAAAGGTCGGGTTCCTGCTGATTCTCCAAATCATGGTTAATCCTGCAGAATAAGAGTAAGGATTCACTGTAGAAGAACTAAAAGAGAtgcaaaaaaaacaaacaccacAAGACAATGGCTAGTGGCTAATCGGAGGCTTAAATCATGACCGCATCTTCTATCTAACAGCTTCCATTGATATTGCTAAAATCATATACCAAAACATGACTCCAACTTGACACAATAATAAAGATGATAGCATCCATAAGACTAGTGATTCGTAGGAACGAAACGATATTATAATGGAAATGATAAAAATACAAAGGAAACTAAAAATCAGTAACTTTTAAGAGGTAGATTCTCTCCAACGATATGCTTAGCTTAACCCTTGatcaataaacaaataaatcatGAAACTCGACTTCTCTCATCCCCTATTTGCTTATTCACGGAAATTACATTATTACATTATCTAATTATAACATTTGATGCCTAATTTGACCATGGAAATATCACCCTCACCTCAACCTTGTATAAAACAACTCTAAAAAAGGATTGCCCAGTATAAAACGCTACTTTCATGCAAGGTCAAAAGTTGACTCTCTATCCCCAAGTTCACTTGAACCAATTGGTACCATAAGTAGTGAGGTTTGACAAGAATACCATACTCACCTTGAGAATGATGTGTGGGAAATGTTGTTACCATTATCTGTGCAGGGACTGCAGGCATAATGATCGATATTCCGCTTAGATGGAGAGCAATCCCCAccaatttgtttttccaaataACCACTTTCTGCAGACTTACCATCTAGCAGTTTTGTTCGACAAGGATGAGGGACATGTTCACCTTGGTCTGAACCCATCAGCGTTTCGCCCAACAATTCCGCTTGAGCTTCATTGGGAGACTCTTTCAGCTCCTTATCCTCACCTTACATGCCAAAAAAATAAACAGTAAAGCTTCAGCATTATAATGATAATAGGGACATAAAGTATTAGAAACAACACCTCCATTTCCGCTAATATTTGCTTGAACCGACTTATCTTGTGCTCTGAGATCCTTGTCATTATCTGTGTGCCAACATAATAAAAAGGTGTCAACAActtctttcaaaaaaatttagtaCAAAACCGAGATAACctataaaaagactaatataagTTTTCAAGCTAAGGATGCATTGATGTACATTACTTAAAATAGAAAATACTCTGGTTTAGCTACTATTTATTGTAAGAAATATTACTGTtagatattatttattaatgaagAGAATAACGGAAAGAACATAGCAATACGATATTCACATATGCACCTAGAGGAATCCTCATTTTTTGAGGTTTAAATAAGTCCTTGTAATCACGAGCCgtacttcttttccttttcctATCACCTTTCTCGGCATCCTTCCTTTCCTTCATGTTACCTTCATGAACATCATCTCCACTCATATCTATAACTGTAGGTTTCTCCTCCTTTGAACTAATGTCCGGAGAAGCAGGAACCTCATCTGACTTTTTGCCTCTATCAGATCTCCTCGAAGGAGATGACCCCATTGTTTTTTCAGCTATCTCTCTCTTCTCAGCTGGAGATGGGTTTGGCGATGTTTGTTTCTCAACGTGTTTAGACTTTTGGGTATTTGAGAGACATGCAGTTTCTTCATTCTTTGATGATGTTTCTCCATCACCTATACTCGAAAGCGTTTCTTTCTTCTTTGACTTGTTAAACAGTAAgtacatcatccttcaccataTGTAGAAACTGAAAATGCAAGGGTCGATGGAACATAATTGGctgaaataaacaaatatagacAAAGTACAGCAGACATATTACACAAACAAAGTGGTATTTACAGCAATAGTAACAATTACGTTAAACATCACCTACCATACAACATTTGCaaatcaaaaaatgaaaagaacaaAACAGGCATACTTTTGAAACGAGACAAAGTGTGCGACTTAATTTTGAAAGCGTTTACTAAAGTTTGGGTTATGCTATGGCTCTAACTCTGCATACAATATGTGGGCTTGTCATGAATTAATATCACATTGTTCTGCTTTGATTCTCGATAACAAAAAGCCTagataaacatataaataattattgatACCAgttgtaaataattaattttgatcattttatgaGGTAAAAGATAACAGAAATTGCTATATTCATAAGTGTTTCACATAGATTATCCACATTTTCTTCACAAACAAAAAACCGCACGATTATGAAGAAGCAACTTGGGCTAAGTCATCAAAGTATAGTATTTTTTTGTTAACTAAAAAAATCATTCGTTGCCGTGTACCAATTGTGTTAATTTGGGTCACTATACTCTTGCATGGTCAAAAATCTGCAATATTTGTGTATAAACTTATGTGGTTTTTAGCACCATTTAATTACCCATCTTAAATTCCATAAAGAGTACAACAACCAAAAAATagattttccattttaaatCCACAAAcacccaaaaaaaataaataataaaaaaaaaaagaagaaataacCGTCGTTATATTCTGGTGACTTAAACCCTTTCGGAAACCCCCATTTTCCAAGCACAAAACTTTCTTTTCCAAACGCAATCACAAACAGTACCCCCAAACAAAACTAACTTAAACAATGtatattgcatatatatatatatatagaaaaacaatatatatacatatatatatacattcaactTAGCTACACCTTTAACCCCCGGcctcaaaaagaaaaataataaaaaataaaagatgactAACAAATATATagcaaaaaaaacttaaaagagatagatatagatatatgtatgtgatatATTGAGGGATAATACAAAAGCTGAAGTGGTTAGGGTTTTAAATTGTGAAACATGCATTTGATTGTGAAGAAATATACTTACAAAACTATTCAAACGaagcaacaaatatatattttatatttatattatattctgCTAACCAACagagaggttttttttttttttttttcttttttcctttttggttTGTGTGAAAGAGTGAAGACAAACCTATATATTTGGGCAGTAGATCATTCCGGTATATacgatttaatttaatttaatcgatttatattttaagaaaatgttttctttttacattttaGGAAAATGTTTTAActagatttttttatataaaaaaaaatagtagttTTTAGTTATAACTAGTATTTCTACCCGGGCGTTGTCCCGGGAGAAAAACATAACTCTggtgataaaagttacaaaaatattaagccgaaaaacaaaatttgcgtgacaaaagttaagaaaataaaagttgtggtttaaagtaaagaaaatgaaactttggtaataaaaaatttaaaaatcaaaagttatatcgtaaaagaaaataaaagaaaactttcagagcaaagtttaaaaacaaatttatatgaaaaaaagtacaaaagttaataaactttatacctaaaaacaaagtttgtatgttgaaagtttaaaaagcaaGAGCTATGTAACGAAAGGTAAAAGgggaaatgtaaaaaaaaaaaaaatggtggaaagtttaaaaagtaaaagttatgtagtaaaaaaaaagaaaataaaggtcgttaagtccgtcaccTAACAGTCGTTAAGTCTGTTACCTAAccgtcgttaagtccgttaattatattggatgctttaaaggcttgtaccttatgctaaagggggagtacttttagctacagtaactCCCCCTCACattccaactttagtttttagtatatatatataatttgaggACACCACGGTGACATCCAACTAGGTAGTTTTAgcagttagcattcgagacactaAAGTGGCATCCAACTAGGTAGTTTGGAGAGTTTGAACTACGTATATCTGGGATGAAATTCAAGACTCTCAAAAACCTCCGAATAAttcactcctacaaatgtaagAAGTGATATTCGAACCCTGATGGATTTTTCCTCAagatcaaagaccttaccaatgtaCCACCAACCTATTGGCTaactaaattattattatctatgtATAAACACTAGCTTGGTACACGCATAACACGGTGACGATAACGGCAGTGTGGCGATGACAACGGATGGTGATGGTTGTGACGacgtcaaatggtgtaggtaactgatataaatgtgtttgatttaaagaaaatagtagagatattttataatataaagattaatggtataatttaataatggtgatttaacttattaagggtaatttggTCAACACACATGTctcaatatttaaaaaatttaaacatgaaGGTTGtatagtaatatagatatataatcaatgtcatgttaaaactataatattttgtaCTTCTCGTTGTAGCTTAATAGTTAATCACTAGTTTTACATGTTgtaggtctcgagttcgagacatgggaaaaacatttaaaaggaatttcacaaataaagtattCAATTAAACaagtttgagtcctgcagaggggaCAAtattttatcccaattaaatgtcatgTCTTTGGGCGGTTTAATtgggggtttctcctcctactaagtattgagggtgagggacTCTTTAgtgcggacccggttaagacaacgtaaatTAGATCATCTGTTGCatgcaaatgatccacaccttttaAAACAtttcgtgtgaatagtaaagTTATTTGTCTTGTAGCTGGCTTAGTAGCTTGTCTGCTTGTTtggaattatttttttattttattaacatgTTATTAAGCTgtcatccttttttttttccaacattTTAGTACTTAACAATTTAGCTATtcagttttaattttttgttttatcattaaacttttatgtatgataaattaattattatttttagaactcataatattacaatatttttttttccaccatCAAATTTGTTaggttcttatttttttttctccaccAAAAATTGTATTTAAGGTTTACGATTTTAACCATGTGTTTTTTCTTAATCTGATGGTAATCGATGACATGTTAACATTTGTGACCCGCATTCAAATTAAAGTCTAGTCGTTATCATCGGCCAACGGCTGGATATAACACtagtttattaaatatatattgtatatttgtttGGTCAATTACGTTGGGTTTTTCAAAAGTCTTGTATTTTATTCTAGATATTTGTGTAATGTAAAAGTAGGAATAACAGtagcattatatatttttatttcattgtGATTGCAACTTAAAATATATGTCTATGTGGATTGGTATTTGAAAAACTTAAGATTTTGATATTTTAGATTCAAATTTTGGTGTGATCCAAATGATCTCAAAAGAGGTTTTTCATAGGTTATAAAAGTTCACTATTATCAATTTTGATTAGTTAGTTAAATCATAGTTAATACAAAGTAAATTATTGTACTAAAACACATCTTACTCACatcattttttagaaaatattagtAACTAACTATATTTTTTCTGACTTaagaaaaaacatgaaagaaaGGATGCCAGCCTTTTTTTCACACTCCTTTAGTTTTCTATGTGAAAAAATAATAAcctcttttttgaaaaaaaacctTAGTATTTCATGTCAttagttttttagaaaaaattgacaaaaaaaaaaaaatagcgtTGAGAAATGCAATAATAAGTATATTTACAGAAGCCAAAATCATGTTCTTAACATTGTATTCTTTTCGATTTCATTTCTTTAGCCTTTCATATGAAAGTTTAATTCGtgaagtttattattatttttatttcaaaagaaCAAGTTTGTTAAATGAAAAGCccatttacttttaaacattttttttatccctTGGCATTTCTAACCTTCTAAGTTCTAAATCATCTTTTCCAAGTCCGCTGGTTGTGCCAGGCCCATCTAGAAGTTTGGCAGAGGCCTCTTCTAGATGTTTTGAGGAAAGACTAAAATGCAATTTCTTTTGGAACTCCCAAAATTAATGTGGGCTTTTTCCTAAATATTATTTTGCTTCAAATGTCACAGAACTTGAAAATGCTACACCTATCTCATTCCTTATCATTCTGAACTTACTAGAATGGTCTCATTCCTATATAATTCTTAACTTACTTAAGTTCAAACTTTCTAAACATCGTGGGGTAATTAATAAAAGAGTCCGGAATTAGACACAAGAATACCCAAATTAAACCATGTACATTTGAGTTAAGTATTTATCTTCTTTAAATAACCcgaacaagaaaaaaaaatttgtttagcCTTCATATAGCTAAATGATCAAAATCATACAATCtcaattatttaaaattattttttggttAAATACTACTTGTAAAATATGATTACAGTTAATTACCTAATCAAAAATGATTAGTACATATGACTATATGATAAacctacaaaatatatatatatatatatatatatatatatatatatatatatatatataaatttagtgCTGACATATGATATGATCATTGGTTTGGATtcagaataagaaaaaaatatatatctaagacAATTTATTATTCGAATATTAGAGACTGCTATATATTTAAGCAATGTTTGTAATTAGTCTTGTATATAAATACATCACCACCCAGTATCGACAAACAAACTTATGATTAAGTGGATTGTGGTATAACAAGTTGCATATTTTGTAAAATGTACATTTGGAGTCATCTTCGGTTCTTCACATGtccttctatatctatatatctatattatattattaaaaaaacatccCTTATTGAAAGTTCCATGGAGAATTATCTAAAATGTTCTTAAAGATtgaatttacttttaaaatatcctcattaactctttacatcaattacttttacatatattatctacaccactcgacgttgTTTTTATCACCAACAACCGCTCCTATCATCACACTGTTATTGTCATGACCACCGTCGCATTGTGTAAGTAACGTGttagattaaataaaaaaaaatacttacaaATGTGATACTTCCC is drawn from Erigeron canadensis isolate Cc75 chromosome 9, C_canadensis_v1, whole genome shotgun sequence and contains these coding sequences:
- the LOC122581373 gene encoding helicase protein MOM1-like isoform X2, which gives rise to MMYLLFNKSKKKETLSSIGDGETSSKNEETACLSNTQKSKHVEKQTSPNPSPAEKREIAEKTMGSSPSRRSDRGKKSDEVPASPDISSKEEKPTVIDMSGDDVHEGNMKERKDAEKGDRKRKRSTARDYKDLFKPQKMRIPLDNDKDLRAQDKSVQANISGNGGEDKELKESPNEAQAELLGETLMGSDQGEHVPHPCRTKLLDGKSAESGYLEKQIGGDCSPSKRNIDHYACSPCTDNGNNISHTSFSRINHDLENQQEPDLSEKVIGTCKAAGVTVNAGNNDAAANLQSSGNILNSSKFLEFWVPVPMSNVQVEQYCATLLSNAMHLCSSSRNYTVEGALHVILMSNRKCCNHPYLVDLNLQSKLMEGRENNMLLDVGIKASGKLHFLDLILAEVKQRKLRVLILFQPTVVTAKESPTSGVILTDYTHQRFGQDSYECVVSGITPSKRQTAVNSFNNDMSRFIFFLEHRSCHSSIKLESVDIIIMLDSDLNPANDLRALQKLSIDSQSEQIMIFRLYSLSTLEEKILKLAESNVPFDSRSQNIRNRYDALLMWGASNLFDKLAKFHNQSVLSISSEENFMKDVVEEFLYVVSHKYENKDTSKSIITRVQNCGIYGKNIPLHGEISTHLPDGNQPHVFWKKLLEGRSPIWKFVSILTPRQRKRRRYFEGSSKRTRTVDGGGIKTRKKTVNSTAEPSQSKCVIEGETGSVNEGGSRVPAHNKPRSLSRDPSQSAGFSNEKSLHDFLKPTVSELCNVLKFSEDVEIIVRNFLEFVLENYIMSSEAQSTLQAFMISVCWIGSSILKNKIDRSESFNIAKKHLNASCMLDEANMVYEKLKSAEKTFLEHTDIDDLIRAVVPATQGVNLNAEKYQRIQTNKEEPNKCKEQTKDFFGKEQDEIGNFNREWDEKRVKLENDYNMDRNHIRTLYSDLRLRSEKLTILKREFADMMEEHERLREIHLKDLEAKLLAAKAHVAVNTEVPLRGSGHDSPEASPAPIEALSLDEPMSDFDASAPNVLVANNIELSISHISAEQTNDTLVSNEPIGEVSTQGHGLRVNEVAEAGADATVLSESDGEILAQLHDDIQSDVAGTVECVEMEVLKDDSKQENANDATDCPEGSHAVKDGNETVPNDVVPHTGNCNKENDKDASHVIESVIELGPNDVAAYSNPIEMGNTIGICNEENADYGTISADKSHAGGDHRGSCGPNSSNPLPADVSQEKVLLVQPIASPAPHHLVSTIPLPPSEVADNEGQANPSSLAVINNESSVIAENQSDMPSSFWDPEALAPPGSLGIQNQNASGPELNMLDNLNHVGPRMLSVNNPLQAEAEQLNAMKDNVIRSLEETQQNLKSDCEKEIAETIANIKQKYEVKSQDAVSASVLKKNEIDSHLNRVLMNKVLADAFRSKCQDHTAFGHSGTQQVSPDAFMEQLHRLSGSSIMRHPLGTASTSPGQFFRSQQTPQPSSLQPPPPSSPPPLPPPPPLHPPTPTPPPPSPPPLPPPTLRMPQPPLQIVDQPSALFSTPPSRPSPPPTANLQTASTTPIRPPPNTNPIILDSVSTILFPSIAPTQRPIIARVNSSTTPVTSRPPPDISQITPRNNLRPTSGHSPVTPSSIANRSPTINPSVSTSNLRLNTEIRVQAPLMRPVTNGIVRSPAPHLRPMARNEFRFPAPHLRPLSSNEIRAPPTHIRPFRDTSSLLPDLASNPRMVPGHVTSSHLPTSNPVSPVLPPLPTFSPELLPPLPSEPYFIPAPPPPPSSLPTILSPLPSLPTSGEPALTTNVHMDDAARPVNIRAGSTQFSGYDLVCLSDDD